CCTCTCCCTGCCAGGTGCGCGCCAGTTGCCCCAGCAGGTGCAGGTGCTCGGCGTGCGCGAGCGTCTCGGCCAGGGCGAAGCGCCGCCCGGCGGTGTTCAGGTCGCGCGGGAACATGGCCAGCGAGAGGTCGTAGGCGTGACGCGGCTGACGGGTCGCCTCCGCCCGGATGAAGTCCAGCCGCTCGTGGTGGTGGTCGCGCAGTTGCCGGGCGCGGGCCTGCACACCGTCCATGACGGGGCCGTGGTGTCCGACCACCGCGCGGGCCGGGTTCAGCGCCTCCAGCTTGCCGAGCGTCTGGAGGTAGTCGCCCAGTGGATCGGGACGGGTGTAGGCGTAGAGGCCCACGTTCGGGCTGATGCGCGGCAGGATGGCGTCCCCGGCGATCAGGAGGCTCTCTGCCTCGTTCCAGAGGCCCAGGTGCCCGTCGGCGTGGCCGGGGAGCCATAGCACCTCCCAATCGCTCCCCGCCAGCGGGACCATCTGTCCCTCGCGCAGCGGCTCGACGCGGCTGGCGGGGTGAACGCGGGCGCGGGTGCGGCGGCTTTCCTGCCCCAGCGTCTCGACGAGTTCGCGCGGCAGGCCGTGGTCCTGCATGTGCTTGGTGTGGCCCGGGAGCCACTCCTCCCACAGGTGCCAGTAGCGTTCGCCGCGCCCGATCTCCACGTCGAGCATCTGCACCGCCGCGCCGCTGCGTTCCTCCACCACGCCCGCCAGCCCGTAGTGGTCCGGGTGGTGGTGCGTGATGATCACCCGCTCCACATCCGGCCAGTGCAGGCCCAGCGCCGCGAGGCCGTCCTCGATGGCCCCCCTCGCCTCGGGTGTGTCGAGCGCCGTGTCGATCAGCGTGACGGGACCGCCCGTGTCGATCAGGACCGTCACGGTCTTCATCGGGTAGGGGATGGGCACCTGGAGGGCATGCAGCGTGCCGTGGACGCGGGTGAGCGCGAGGTCAGGTGCGGTCATGCCCGGAGGCTACCACCGCCCTGCCGCCCGCACTGCGGCCTCAGCGCAACAGGGTGAGTGACTCGGTGCGCACCCCGCCGCCTTTCAGGTGCAGCCAGGCACACGCCACCGGCAGCCGGAAGCGGCGCGGCCCCACCGAGCCGGGATTCAGGAAGGTCACGCCGCCCCGTTCCTCCAGCCTCGGCGCGTGGGTGTGGCCGCTGATGACCACCCGAATCCCCGCCGCCTCCGGCGAGAGGTCCAGGCCGTGCAGGTCGTGCAGGAGGTACACCCACACGCCCCCCAGCTCCACCAGCAGCGTTTCCGGCAGGTCGGAGAGGGGCGGCGTACGGTCCACGTTGCCGCGCACGGCATAGACGGGACCGGGGGTGGCGGCGCGCAGGGCCTCCAGCACCTCCGGCTGGCCCACATCGCCCGCGTGCAGCGTGGCGTCCGCCTCCCGCGCCAGGGACAGCACTTCCGGGCGCAGCAGGCCGTGCGTGTCCGAGATCACCAGCGCGCGCATGAACTGAGTGTAGAGCGGCGCGGCAACGTATGCCCCATGAGTCTCAGCATGAGAAAAGCGCCCCCGGGAGCGAGGGCGCCACTGGAGCTGAAGCGTTCACTCAGAGGCGCTTCATGATGGCCTGGAGGCTGGCGCTGTCGGCCCAGCTCATGCCCTTTTCCACGTACATGCGGGCCGTCTGCTTGTCGCCGCGCTGGAGGGCGATGTAGGCGAGCTTGGCGGCGCTGAGGGACGCCCACTGCTTCTCCTGATCGGTCAGGTCGCCCAGGCGGTTCCAGGCGTTGTAGGCGTTGATCCACCACTGGGTCTTGGTGTAGAGCTGCGCCAGGTAGGCCTGGTAGTCGCGGTTGCCCTGGTCCATGTTGGCGGCGTAGTAGGCCGAGTCCACGGCCGCCTTCCAGAGGGTGCGGTCGTAGAAGGGCACCGGGTAGGCCACGTCGGCCTGCACCGCGAATTCCTGGGCGCGGGTGAAGTTGTCGGCGGCGCTCAGGGTGGCGGGGTTCACCATGTTCATGTCCTGCATGGTCGTGCCGGTGGTCGTGGTGGTGCTGGTCGTCGTGGTGCTCGTGCCAGTCGTGGTGCTGGTACCGGTCGAGGTGCTGGTGTCGGCGGGCGGCGTGGTGGAGGGCGGAGTGGTGGAGGGCGTGGTGGTGTCCTGCGCGGCGGCGAGGCCAGCGAGCGCGAACGCGGTCAGCATGAGAATCTTTTTCATAACCAATCGCATCTTAGGACGCTACCCTTGCAGCCGTCCATTCGCCCCACGCCCTTTAAAGGGACTGTAAAGGAGCTTACCTTCACATGAGGAAAATCTTCGGCTACTCATTTATCTTTCTGCCTCTGGCTCTCATGAAGGCCGGTGCCCAGACCGCGCCGCAGGTCACCTGGTTCAAGGACCTGAAGGTGCTGTCCAGCGTGGCCATCGCGGACAGCGGTGATCTGGTCTTTGTCGGGAGCGACGCGCGCATCCACCGCACCGACGCGCGCGGCGTCGAGAAGTGGAACTACGCGACCGGTGACATCGGCCGCGCCGAGCCGCTGGTCACGCCGCAGGGCACGGTGATTGCCGCCTCCTACGACGACCAGCTCTACGCGCTCGACCCGGCGGGCCAGCTGCTCTGGAAGACCAAGCTGGACGGGGACATCTTTGCCAGCCCCGCCCTGCGCGCCGACGGCAGCGTGATCGTGGCGACGGCGGGCGGCACCGTCTACGCGCTGAGTCCGCAGGGGCAGGTGCTGTGGACCTACAAGGTCGGCGCGCCGGTCTTCAGCAGTCCCGCGATTGCCGCCGACGGCACCATCTACTTCGGGGCGCAGAACAACCTGCTGCACGCGCTCACGCCCGACGGGAAACTGA
The window above is part of the Deinococcus metallilatus genome. Proteins encoded here:
- a CDS encoding MBL fold metallo-hydrolase; the protein is MTAPDLALTRVHGTLHALQVPIPYPMKTVTVLIDTGGPVTLIDTALDTPEARGAIEDGLAALGLHWPDVERVIITHHHPDHYGLAGVVEERSGAAVQMLDVEIGRGERYWHLWEEWLPGHTKHMQDHGLPRELVETLGQESRRTRARVHPASRVEPLREGQMVPLAGSDWEVLWLPGHADGHLGLWNEAESLLIAGDAILPRISPNVGLYAYTRPDPLGDYLQTLGKLEALNPARAVVGHHGPVMDGVQARARQLRDHHHERLDFIRAEATRQPRHAYDLSLAMFPRDLNTAGRRFALAETLAHAEHLHLLGQLARTWQGEAWVYHG
- a CDS encoding metallophosphoesterase family protein; this translates as MRALVISDTHGLLRPEVLSLAREADATLHAGDVGQPEVLEALRAATPGPVYAVRGNVDRTPPLSDLPETLLVELGGVWVYLLHDLHGLDLSPEAAGIRVVISGHTHAPRLEERGGVTFLNPGSVGPRRFRLPVACAWLHLKGGGVRTESLTLLR